The proteins below come from a single Rhodanobacter sp. LX-99 genomic window:
- a CDS encoding acyltransferase has translation MRHDALARNPGIDLLRGLAIVLVVFNHLGLRIPLKQTALADVLPAWLLSRLNYNGYEAVLVFFVISGFLIAGNALRRWGSLEQIDMRAFYARRFARIVPCLLALVAVLSVLHLAGVRDYTIVHADQSLSRAILAALGLHLNWYEGQTGYLPGNWDVLWSLSIEEVFYLGFPIVCLLTRRRVVLLPMLVLLALSMPWTHAALRGNEIWQEKAYLPGMSAIAIGVLGAVLASHWPAPPRRTGILLGWLGAIGLAAVMLGGAVLWHLLHDGYLLVLALSALCLLLASQQRQLRGNWRPLRGWDWLRSWGRLSYEIYLSHMFVVFTVVRLYRLVDGDPRWGFAWYLLALPLCWLLGVAVERWLSLPCERWLRARLLRAPQAAGTRLPATAVTD, from the coding sequence GTGCGTCATGACGCTCTTGCCCGCAATCCCGGCATCGACCTGCTGCGCGGGTTGGCGATCGTGCTGGTGGTGTTCAACCATCTCGGCCTGCGCATTCCGTTGAAGCAGACTGCACTGGCCGACGTGCTGCCGGCGTGGCTGCTGAGCCGGCTGAACTACAACGGCTACGAGGCGGTCCTCGTGTTCTTCGTGATCTCGGGGTTCCTGATCGCGGGCAATGCGCTGCGCCGCTGGGGCAGCCTGGAACAGATCGACATGCGGGCGTTCTATGCGCGGCGTTTCGCCCGCATCGTGCCGTGCCTGCTGGCGCTGGTGGCGGTGCTGAGCGTGCTGCACCTGGCCGGCGTGCGCGACTACACGATCGTCCACGCCGACCAGTCGCTGTCGCGCGCGATACTTGCCGCGCTCGGCCTGCACCTGAACTGGTACGAGGGGCAGACCGGTTATCTGCCCGGCAACTGGGACGTGCTGTGGTCGCTGTCGATCGAGGAGGTGTTCTATCTCGGCTTCCCGATCGTGTGCCTGCTGACGCGGCGCCGCGTGGTGCTGTTGCCGATGCTGGTGCTGCTGGCGCTGTCGATGCCATGGACGCACGCCGCCTTGCGCGGCAACGAGATCTGGCAGGAGAAGGCCTATCTGCCCGGCATGTCGGCGATCGCGATCGGCGTGCTCGGTGCGGTGCTGGCATCGCATTGGCCGGCACCGCCGCGGCGCACCGGCATCCTGCTGGGATGGCTCGGTGCGATCGGCCTGGCAGCGGTCATGCTGGGCGGCGCGGTGCTGTGGCACCTGCTGCATGACGGTTATCTGCTGGTGCTGGCGCTGTCGGCGCTGTGCCTGCTGCTGGCCAGCCAGCAACGGCAACTGCGGGGCAACTGGCGGCCGCTGCGTGGGTGGGACTGGCTGCGCTCGTGGGGGCGCCTGAGCTACGAGATCTACCTCAGCCACATGTTCGTGGTGTTCACGGTGGTGCGCCTGTACCGGCTCGTCGATGGTGATCCGCGCTGGGGTTTTGCCTGGTACTTGCTGGCCCTGCCCCTGTGCTGGCTGCTTGGCGTGGCAGTGGAGCGCTGGCTGTCGCTGCCATGTGAACGCTGGTTGCGCGCGAGGCTGTTGCGTGCACCACAGGCCGCGGGAACTCGCTTGCCGGCGACGGCGGTGACGGATTGA
- the def gene encoding peptide deformylase: MIREILKMGDPRLLRIAPLVPPAMLGSAELDALIADMFETMQAADGVGLAAPQIGVDLQLVIFGFEHSERYPDAPEVPRTILLNPVITPLSQDMEEGWEGCLSVPGLRGAVNRYTLIRYEGIDPSGARIERTAEGFHARVVQHECDHLIGRLYPSRITDFSKFGYTEVLFPGMDVKDE, translated from the coding sequence ATGATCCGTGAAATCCTCAAGATGGGCGACCCGCGCCTGCTGCGCATCGCGCCGCTGGTGCCCCCCGCGATGCTGGGCAGCGCGGAACTCGATGCGCTGATCGCCGACATGTTCGAGACCATGCAGGCCGCCGATGGGGTCGGCCTGGCCGCACCGCAGATCGGCGTCGACCTGCAGTTGGTGATTTTCGGCTTCGAGCATTCCGAGCGCTATCCCGACGCTCCCGAAGTGCCGCGCACGATCCTGCTCAACCCGGTGATCACGCCGCTGTCGCAGGACATGGAGGAAGGCTGGGAAGGCTGCCTGTCCGTGCCCGGCCTGCGCGGCGCGGTGAACCGCTACACGCTGATCCGCTACGAAGGCATCGATCCCAGCGGCGCCCGCATCGAACGCACCGCCGAAGGCTTCCATGCCCGCGTGGTGCAGCACGAGTGCGACCACCTGATCGGCCGGCTGTATCCCTCGCGCATCACCGACTTCAGCAAGTTCGGCTATACCGAGGTGCTGTTTCCGGGAATGGATGTAAAGGACGAGTGA
- a CDS encoding DUF4197 domain-containing protein, producing the protein MRIAIRYGLLGLVLTGAALPLMATGSGQFKDLLNKVKQSTHASDASQSGSNLPTSDIAAGLKEALAKGTTNAINSLGRDGGFWNNSKVRIPLPGKLEQAGKLARQLGQGVKVDAFELSMNRAAEKAVPQVAEIFGDAIRKMTLDDARGILAGGDHAATDFFRRVAGDALTARIHPIVAKATDSVGVTQKYKAFTAGGMGGELGGALGALGGKSGKSSKGGSPLDLDDYVTAKTLDGLFTTIGEQEQSIRHNPGARTTDLLKKVFGGR; encoded by the coding sequence ATGCGCATCGCGATTCGCTACGGTTTGCTGGGCCTCGTCCTCACGGGCGCCGCGCTGCCGCTGATGGCTACCGGCTCGGGCCAGTTCAAGGATCTGCTGAACAAGGTCAAGCAGTCGACGCATGCGTCCGATGCATCGCAGTCCGGCAGCAACCTGCCGACCAGCGACATCGCCGCGGGGCTCAAGGAGGCGCTGGCCAAGGGCACTACCAACGCGATCAACAGCCTGGGCCGCGACGGCGGTTTCTGGAACAACAGCAAGGTGCGCATTCCGCTGCCGGGCAAACTTGAGCAGGCGGGCAAGCTGGCGCGCCAGCTGGGGCAGGGCGTCAAGGTCGACGCGTTCGAGCTGAGCATGAACCGCGCGGCGGAGAAGGCGGTGCCGCAGGTGGCCGAGATCTTCGGCGATGCGATCCGCAAGATGACCCTGGATGACGCGCGCGGCATCCTCGCCGGCGGCGACCATGCGGCCACCGACTTCTTCCGCCGCGTCGCCGGCGATGCGCTGACCGCGCGCATCCATCCGATCGTGGCCAAGGCCACCGACAGCGTCGGCGTCACCCAGAAGTACAAGGCGTTCACCGCCGGCGGCATGGGCGGCGAACTGGGCGGCGCGCTGGGCGCGCTCGGCGGCAAGTCGGGCAAGTCGAGCAAGGGCGGCAGCCCGCTGGACCTGGACGACTACGTGACCGCGAAGACCCTGGACGGCCTGTTCACCACCATCGGCGAACAGGAACAGTCGATCCGCCACAACCCGGGCGCCCGCACCACCGACCTGCTGAAGAAGGTATTCGGCGGCAGGTGA
- a CDS encoding carbon starvation CstA family protein: MQAAVMPKPSPASKILWVAIAIVGAFCLGVVALRRGEPINAIWLVAASIAIFVIGYRFYGKFVEHSVLKLDPTRAPPSVLRNDGLDYVPTDKWVVFGHHFAAIAGAGPLVGPVLAAQMGYLPGTIWILFGVVFAGAVQDFMILGLSLRRDARSLGHMLREELGPLPGIVAMIGVLVLMMIVLAVLALVVVKALTHSPWGTFTVAATIPIALLMGGYLRWFRPGRILEVSLIGLVLLLASIWFGKYVADSATLAPLFDFDAKALAWLLIAYGSCASVLPVWLLLAPRDYLSTFLKIGTIALLALAIFLAAPTLQLPAVTKFIDGTGPVFAGDLFPFLFITIACGAVSGWHSIIASGTTPKLLANEGQARMVGYGGMLMEAFVAIMALVAAASLHPGVYFAMNSPGAIVGTTVQEAATTISQWGFVVTPDELLQTAKDIGEGSILGRAGGAPTLAVGMAQLLHNILPGGGMMAFWYHYAILFEALFILTTVDAGTRVGRFMIQEIAGLIHKPLQETESWTGNLLATAICVALWGYFLYQGAVDPLGGINTLWPLFGIANQMLAAIALMLCTVVVVKLKRERYVWVPGLPALWLIVCTLTAGFEKLVGPISFTAAANKYSAAMQQGQLLAPAKSAAEMQRIVTNNYVDMVMTGLFMALVVAMVLFCLRALVKAWQTNHPTAHEEPYVALASVAS, encoded by the coding sequence ATGCAAGCCGCCGTCATGCCCAAGCCCAGTCCGGCCAGCAAGATATTGTGGGTCGCCATCGCCATCGTCGGCGCATTCTGCCTGGGCGTGGTCGCCCTGCGCCGGGGCGAGCCGATCAACGCGATCTGGCTGGTCGCCGCGTCGATCGCCATCTTCGTGATCGGCTACCGTTTCTACGGCAAGTTCGTCGAACACTCGGTGCTGAAGCTGGACCCGACCCGCGCGCCGCCCTCGGTGCTGCGCAACGACGGTCTCGACTACGTGCCTACCGACAAGTGGGTGGTGTTCGGCCACCATTTCGCCGCGATCGCCGGCGCCGGTCCGCTGGTCGGTCCGGTGCTGGCCGCGCAGATGGGCTACCTGCCCGGCACGATCTGGATCCTGTTCGGCGTGGTATTCGCCGGTGCGGTGCAGGATTTCATGATCCTCGGCCTGTCGCTGCGCCGCGACGCCCGTTCGCTCGGCCACATGCTGCGCGAGGAACTGGGGCCGCTGCCCGGCATCGTGGCGATGATCGGCGTGCTGGTGCTGATGATGATCGTGCTGGCGGTGCTGGCGCTGGTGGTGGTCAAGGCGCTCACGCACAGTCCGTGGGGCACTTTCACCGTGGCCGCCACCATCCCGATCGCGCTGCTGATGGGCGGCTATCTGCGCTGGTTCCGCCCGGGCCGCATCCTGGAAGTGTCGCTGATCGGCCTGGTGCTGCTGCTGGCCTCGATCTGGTTCGGCAAGTACGTCGCCGACTCCGCCACGCTGGCGCCGCTGTTCGACTTCGACGCCAAGGCGCTGGCCTGGCTGCTGATCGCCTACGGCTCCTGCGCCTCGGTGCTGCCGGTGTGGCTGCTGCTGGCGCCGCGCGATTACCTCAGCACCTTCCTCAAGATCGGCACCATCGCGCTGCTGGCGCTGGCGATCTTCCTGGCCGCGCCGACCCTGCAATTGCCGGCGGTGACCAAGTTCATCGACGGTACCGGCCCGGTATTCGCCGGCGACCTGTTCCCGTTCCTGTTCATCACCATCGCCTGCGGCGCGGTGTCCGGCTGGCATTCGATCATCGCCTCCGGCACCACGCCCAAGCTGCTCGCCAACGAAGGTCAGGCGCGCATGGTCGGCTACGGCGGCATGCTGATGGAGGCCTTCGTGGCGATCATGGCGCTGGTCGCCGCCGCTTCGCTGCACCCGGGCGTGTACTTCGCGATGAATTCGCCGGGCGCGATCGTCGGCACCACCGTGCAGGAAGCGGCCACCACGATCAGCCAGTGGGGCTTCGTGGTGACCCCGGACGAACTGCTGCAGACCGCGAAGGACATTGGCGAAGGCAGCATCCTCGGCCGCGCCGGCGGCGCGCCGACGCTGGCGGTGGGCATGGCCCAGCTGCTGCACAACATCCTTCCCGGCGGCGGCATGATGGCGTTCTGGTACCACTACGCGATCCTGTTCGAGGCGCTGTTCATCCTCACCACGGTGGACGCCGGCACCCGCGTGGGCCGCTTCATGATCCAGGAGATCGCCGGCCTGATCCACAAGCCGCTGCAGGAAACCGAATCGTGGACCGGCAACCTGCTGGCCACCGCGATCTGCGTGGCGCTGTGGGGCTACTTCCTGTACCAGGGCGCGGTCGACCCGCTCGGCGGCATCAACACCCTGTGGCCGCTGTTCGGCATCGCCAACCAGATGCTCGCCGCGATCGCGCTGATGCTGTGTACCGTGGTGGTGGTGAAGCTCAAGCGCGAGCGCTATGTGTGGGTGCCGGGCCTTCCCGCGTTGTGGCTGATCGTCTGCACGCTCACCGCCGGCTTCGAAAAACTGGTCGGCCCGATCAGCTTCACCGCGGCCGCGAACAAGTACTCGGCCGCGATGCAGCAGGGCCAGTTGCTGGCGCCGGCCAAGTCGGCGGCGGAGATGCAGCGGATCGTCACCAACAACTACGTGGACATGGTGATGACCGGCCTGTTCATGGCGCTGGTGGTGGCGATGGTGCTGTTCTGCCTGCGCGCGCTGGTCAAGGCCTGGCAGACCAACCACCCGACCGCGCACGAGGAACCGTACGTGGCGCTGGCCAGCGTCGCCAGCTGA
- a CDS encoding YbdD/YjiX family protein, whose amino-acid sequence MNAIMLRSVRKWAVQTARLCCGVPDYDVYVKHLREHHPERRVPSYKEFFRERQEARYKGTGGRCC is encoded by the coding sequence ATGAACGCAATCATGCTGCGGTCCGTGCGCAAGTGGGCGGTGCAGACCGCCCGCCTGTGCTGCGGCGTGCCCGACTACGATGTCTACGTGAAGCACCTGCGCGAGCACCATCCCGAGCGCAGGGTACCCAGTTACAAGGAGTTCTTCCGCGAACGGCAGGAAGCCCGCTACAAGGGTACGGGCGGGCGCTGCTGCTGA
- a CDS encoding DUF2127 domain-containing protein: MPEHKNPALPPHEAGPVQHHPGLRVIAVYEIIKTACLVLVAMAAFHLDRQQSFEHLVHWLEHLSLTDSNGLRWKLVGLLEDFGPSRFVAVGAVALGYAVLFGIEGVGLWLGKYWAEWFTVIATGSLIPLELYETLHRFGWLKLATLAGNAAIVVYLVRIALQTRAARHASRPHTS; the protein is encoded by the coding sequence ATGCCCGAGCACAAGAACCCCGCACTTCCCCCGCACGAGGCCGGCCCGGTGCAGCATCACCCCGGCCTGCGCGTCATCGCGGTCTACGAGATCATCAAGACCGCCTGCCTGGTGCTGGTGGCGATGGCGGCGTTCCACCTCGACCGCCAGCAGAGCTTCGAGCACCTGGTGCACTGGCTGGAACACCTCTCGCTGACCGACAGCAACGGCCTGCGCTGGAAACTGGTCGGCCTGCTGGAGGATTTCGGCCCGAGCCGGTTCGTGGCGGTCGGCGCGGTCGCGCTCGGCTACGCCGTGCTGTTCGGCATCGAAGGCGTCGGCCTGTGGCTGGGCAAGTACTGGGCCGAATGGTTCACGGTGATCGCCACCGGCTCCCTGATCCCGCTGGAACTGTACGAGACGCTGCACCGCTTCGGCTGGCTCAAGCTGGCCACCCTGGCCGGCAACGCGGCGATCGTGGTGTACCTGGTGCGCATCGCGCTGCAGACGCGAGCGGCACGGCACGCATCGAGGCCTCACACCTCGTGA
- a CDS encoding DMT family transporter, giving the protein MNSRTVTTLATLGLLAMTAVWGSTFVLIKDVVGRMPVADFLAVRFVIAAAAMLALFARPVWRLGRRQVLRGLLLGAIYGIGQLLQTWGLSLIAPSVSGFATGMYVVFTPILALLLLRQHMAGVVWLAVLLSTAGLALLSLNGVSVDLGVWLTLASAALYALHIVLLGQWSRQGEAFGLSAVQMVAIALVCLLATAPHGPVLPPDRSAWFAVLYMALIAGAGAMLMQTWAQSHLPATRAAIVMTTEPVFAAAFAVLLGSDVLSWRMLLGGGLILAAMYLVELMPRRAALSAEAVHHEV; this is encoded by the coding sequence ATGAATTCCCGCACCGTCACTACTCTCGCCACCCTGGGCCTGCTGGCGATGACCGCGGTGTGGGGCTCCACCTTCGTATTGATCAAGGACGTGGTCGGGCGCATGCCGGTGGCGGATTTCCTGGCCGTGCGCTTCGTGATCGCCGCTGCGGCGATGCTGGCGCTGTTCGCCCGGCCGGTGTGGCGGCTCGGCCGCCGGCAGGTGCTGCGCGGCCTGCTGCTTGGCGCGATCTACGGCATCGGCCAGCTGCTGCAGACCTGGGGGCTGTCGCTGATCGCGCCCAGCGTCAGCGGTTTCGCCACCGGCATGTATGTGGTGTTCACGCCGATCCTGGCGTTGCTGCTGTTGCGCCAGCACATGGCCGGCGTGGTGTGGCTGGCGGTGCTGCTGTCCACCGCGGGGCTGGCGCTGCTGTCGCTGAACGGCGTCTCGGTCGACCTGGGCGTGTGGCTGACCCTGGCCTCGGCCGCGCTGTATGCGTTGCACATCGTGCTGCTCGGCCAGTGGTCGCGGCAGGGCGAGGCGTTCGGCCTGTCGGCGGTGCAGATGGTGGCGATCGCGCTGGTCTGCCTGCTCGCCACCGCGCCGCACGGGCCGGTGCTGCCGCCCGACCGCAGCGCCTGGTTCGCCGTGCTGTACATGGCGCTGATCGCCGGCGCCGGCGCGATGCTGATGCAGACCTGGGCGCAGTCGCACCTGCCGGCCACCCGCGCGGCGATCGTGATGACCACCGAGCCGGTGTTCGCCGCGGCGTTCGCGGTGCTGCTGGGCAGCGACGTGCTCAGCTGGCGCATGCTGCTCGGCGGCGGCTTGATCCTGGCTGCGATGTACCTGGTCGAGCTGATGCCGCGACGCGCGGCGCTATCCGCCGAGGCGGTGCATCACGAGGTGTGA
- a CDS encoding glycosyltransferase family 2 protein: MATPAFHRSPFALALSVIVVSADSGPTLRECVRGVLASTLPLELILVDNDSHDGVPEAIERAHAHDTRLKVIYNYRNLGFGPAANLAAKQAHGQALLILNPDCLLRQGDLQRLLDLLSGQPRAGLIGAVVCDADGLPDPASWRRDPLLQRSLNSLLGRSGEKVNIEREIPAEVVEAEAVSGAVMLMPRAMFQRLGGFDEDYFLHCEDLDLCRRVRDLGYQVLLAGDVRVLHGKGSSSRHRPVFVSRHKHRGMWRWFRKHDPAARNPLTAGVVWLGIWSHFLAQVPAQLWRLLRAKKAGNGRVAGGE; encoded by the coding sequence GTGGCTACTCCTGCTTTCCATCGCTCGCCGTTCGCGCTGGCGCTCAGCGTAATCGTGGTGTCCGCCGACAGTGGCCCGACGCTGCGTGAATGCGTGCGCGGCGTGCTGGCCAGCACGCTGCCGCTGGAACTGATCCTGGTCGACAACGATTCGCACGACGGCGTGCCCGAGGCGATCGAACGCGCGCATGCGCACGACACGCGGCTCAAGGTGATCTACAACTACCGCAACCTGGGCTTCGGCCCGGCGGCGAACCTCGCCGCGAAGCAGGCGCATGGCCAGGCCTTGCTGATCCTCAACCCCGACTGCCTGTTGCGGCAAGGCGATCTGCAGCGCCTGCTGGACCTGCTCTCCGGCCAGCCCAGGGCCGGCCTGATCGGCGCAGTGGTGTGCGACGCCGACGGTCTTCCCGATCCCGCTTCGTGGCGCCGCGACCCGTTGCTGCAGCGTTCGCTCAACAGCCTGCTCGGCCGCTCCGGCGAGAAGGTCAACATCGAGCGGGAGATTCCGGCCGAGGTGGTCGAGGCCGAAGCGGTGTCGGGCGCGGTGATGCTGATGCCGCGCGCGATGTTCCAGCGCCTCGGCGGTTTCGACGAGGACTACTTCCTGCATTGCGAGGACCTGGACCTGTGCCGCCGCGTACGCGACCTCGGCTACCAGGTGCTGCTGGCCGGCGACGTGCGCGTGCTGCACGGCAAGGGCAGCTCCAGCCGCCACCGCCCGGTGTTCGTCAGCCGCCACAAGCACCGCGGCATGTGGCGCTGGTTCCGCAAGCACGACCCGGCTGCACGCAATCCACTGACGGCCGGCGTCGTGTGGCTGGGCATCTGGTCGCATTTCCTGGCTCAGGTCCCGGCGCAACTGTGGCGATTGCTGCGGGCGAAGAAAGCGGGAAACGGGCGGGTAGCAGGGGGCGAGTAG